A genomic stretch from Candidatus Thiothrix anitrata includes:
- a CDS encoding helix-turn-helix transcriptional regulator codes for MVVMPQPRTYSRYTTAASQLLGQQIRLGRKRRKWTAHALAERAGISRSTLQKIESGDMGVAIGLVFEVAALVGVRLFDADSAELNRQISHASELLTLLPKHTHPDRQEVEDDF; via the coding sequence ATGGTCGTTATGCCACAACCCCGTACCTATTCCCGTTACACCACCGCTGCCAGCCAGTTGCTCGGTCAGCAAATCCGCCTTGGACGTAAGCGGCGCAAATGGACAGCGCACGCGCTTGCCGAACGCGCCGGAATTTCCCGTTCCACCCTGCAAAAAATTGAAAGCGGCGATATGGGCGTAGCGATCGGTTTGGTGTTTGAAGTGGCAGCGTTGGTCGGGGTGCGCCTGTTTGATGCGGATAGTGCCGAATTAAATCGGCAAATCAGTCACGCCAGCGAGTTATTGACGTTGTTGCCGAAACATACCCACCCCGACCGGCAGGAGGTGGAGGATGACTTCTGA